A window of Thermosynechococcus sp. NK55a contains these coding sequences:
- a CDS encoding histidine phosphatase family protein translates to MRLILIRHGEAVGNDSGVMLGRQDVPLTERGRQQALALREKLPRPNTIYTSPLQRCYDTATLMNPCPDLKIQELAELIEIDQGIFTGLTWAQAQARHPGLCEELEESDHLIPVPEAESMAMAWQRAKQAWKQLRRHSDEDCVWCISHGGFLQCLVSVVLGSDRLWGMEIPPAAWFDFSVRLDLDGRFEAENTRWWRINAFNQFP, encoded by the coding sequence ATGCGTTTAATTTTGATTCGTCATGGAGAAGCTGTTGGCAATGATTCGGGCGTCATGCTGGGACGGCAAGATGTGCCCCTCACAGAACGGGGACGGCAGCAAGCCCTTGCCCTGCGGGAAAAACTCCCCCGACCGAATACCATTTACACCAGTCCACTGCAACGCTGCTACGATACGGCTACGCTGATGAATCCCTGTCCCGACTTAAAAATTCAAGAGCTAGCGGAGTTAATTGAAATTGATCAAGGAATTTTTACGGGACTGACATGGGCACAGGCACAGGCACGACATCCTGGCCTCTGTGAAGAACTGGAAGAGAGCGATCACCTGATTCCAGTCCCCGAAGCCGAGTCAATGGCCATGGCTTGGCAGCGGGCAAAACAGGCTTGGAAACAACTGCGACGCCACAGCGATGAGGACTGCGTTTGGTGTATTAGTCATGGCGGTTTTTTGCAGTGCCTCGTTAGTGTGGTGCTGGGGAGCGATCGCCTCTGGGGAATGGAGATTCCCCCCGCCGCTTGGTTTGACTTCTCAGTACGGCTGGATTTAGATGGACGCTTTGAAGCGGAAAATA
- the thrC gene encoding threonine synthase, which translates to MPVTLSAPPIRPAWHGLIHAYGDFLPVSDRTPVITLYEGNTPLIPVPQIAARIGRNVSVYVKYDGLNPTGSFKDRGMTMAISKAKEVGAEAVICASTGNTSAAAAAYARRAGLRAYVLVPEGYVAQGKLAQALLYGAEVIAIEGNFDKALEIVRLMAETYPVTLVNSVNPYRLEGQKTAAFEVVDSLGNAPDWLCIPMGNAGNITAYWMGFCQYREQNRCDRLPRMMGFQAAGSAPLVKGEIVTHPETVATAIRIGNPANWQRAIAVKEASQGAFNAVTDEEILNAYCLLASEEGIFCEPASAASVAGLLKLADQVPSGATVVCVLTGNGLKDPETALKQESDRFHRHIEPTEQTVAKVMGF; encoded by the coding sequence GTGCCTGTAACCCTCTCTGCTCCCCCCATCCGTCCTGCTTGGCATGGCCTAATTCACGCCTACGGTGACTTTTTGCCCGTGAGCGATCGCACCCCAGTGATCACCCTCTATGAGGGGAATACGCCATTGATTCCGGTGCCTCAAATTGCAGCGCGGATTGGCCGCAACGTCTCAGTTTATGTCAAGTACGATGGCCTTAACCCCACCGGGAGCTTCAAGGATCGCGGCATGACCATGGCCATTTCCAAGGCCAAGGAAGTAGGTGCTGAGGCGGTGATTTGTGCCAGCACAGGGAATACCTCAGCCGCTGCGGCGGCCTATGCCCGACGAGCTGGACTACGCGCCTATGTCCTGGTGCCAGAGGGCTATGTTGCCCAAGGAAAACTCGCCCAAGCGCTTCTGTATGGTGCTGAAGTCATTGCCATTGAGGGCAACTTTGATAAAGCCTTGGAAATTGTGCGCCTCATGGCGGAAACCTACCCCGTGACCCTGGTCAATTCCGTCAATCCCTATCGGCTGGAAGGACAGAAAACAGCGGCCTTTGAGGTGGTAGATAGCTTGGGCAATGCCCCCGACTGGCTCTGCATTCCTATGGGCAATGCCGGTAACATTACCGCCTACTGGATGGGCTTTTGCCAGTATCGTGAGCAAAACCGTTGCGATCGCCTGCCGCGGATGATGGGCTTTCAAGCAGCGGGGTCTGCCCCCCTTGTCAAGGGTGAGATTGTTACGCATCCCGAAACGGTTGCGACGGCCATTCGTATTGGCAATCCTGCCAACTGGCAACGGGCGATCGCGGTCAAGGAAGCCAGCCAAGGTGCCTTTAATGCCGTTACGGATGAGGAAATCCTGAATGCCTATTGTCTGCTGGCCTCCGAGGAAGGAATCTTCTGTGAACCTGCGAGTGCCGCTTCTGTGGCTGGCCTTTTGAAGTTAGCAGATCAGGTGCCCAGCGGTGCCACGGTAGTTTGTGTGCTGACGGGCAATGGCCTCAAGGATCCAGAAACAGCGCTCAAGCAGGAGAGCGATCGCTTCCACCGCCACATTGAACCCACAGAACAAACCGTGGCCAAGGTGATGGGCTTTTAG